The following proteins are co-located in the Acidimicrobiales bacterium genome:
- a CDS encoding DUF2469 domain-containing protein yields the protein MSAEDLERYEAEIELALYQEYRAVLPMFRYVVETDRRFYLANHVSMEAKGEAGHPHFEIQLNDAWVWDMYRPARFVSSVRVVTFKDVNVEELPEKEL from the coding sequence ATGAGCGCTGAGGACCTCGAGCGTTACGAGGCCGAAATCGAGCTGGCTCTCTATCAGGAGTACCGAGCGGTGCTCCCGATGTTCCGCTATGTCGTCGAGACCGACCGACGGTTCTACCTGGCCAACCACGTGAGCATGGAGGCCAAGGGGGAGGCGGGGCATCCCCACTTCGAGATCCAGCTGAATGATGCCTGGGTGTGGGACATGTACCGGCCCGCCCGATTCGTCTCCTCCGTCCGGGTCGTCACGTTCAAGGACGTCAACGTGGAGGAGCTCCCCGAGAAGGAGCTCTAG
- a CDS encoding PLP-dependent transferase, protein MASGRGEAVAGAPVNVAVPLSSTYRADGPLSYGREGNAVWDALEEVLGSLEGGQALVFASGLAAIAAVLETLPVGALVVAPQDAYLGTRGLLAELAGRGRLLVRLVDITDTSATLAAIDGAELLWCESPTNPMMAIADLAALCEGARAVAVPVVVDNTFATPLLQRPLELGADVVVHSVTKFLAGHSDVVMGATITGDQDRWGEALRRRRSLHGAVPGPVEAFLALRGVRTLDVRLERAQANAAELARRLAAHPGVSVVRYPGLADHPGHELASRQMDGFGAMLSFEVHGGAPIADALCDAVRLCVHATSLGGVETLLERRQRWEGEEATPAGLVRVSVGIEHVEDLWADLDAALGVAASAR, encoded by the coding sequence GTGGCCTCAGGTAGGGGAGAGGCGGTCGCGGGGGCGCCCGTCAACGTGGCCGTGCCGCTGTCTTCGACCTACCGGGCGGACGGTCCGCTCTCCTACGGAAGGGAGGGCAACGCCGTCTGGGACGCCCTGGAGGAGGTGCTGGGCTCCCTGGAGGGCGGCCAGGCGCTGGTGTTCGCGTCCGGGTTGGCGGCGATCGCCGCTGTCCTCGAGACCCTGCCCGTCGGTGCACTGGTCGTGGCGCCACAGGACGCCTACCTGGGCACGCGGGGACTGCTGGCCGAGTTGGCGGGGCGCGGCCGGCTCCTCGTCCGGCTCGTCGACATCACCGACACCTCGGCCACGCTCGCCGCCATCGACGGCGCCGAGCTGCTGTGGTGCGAGTCCCCGACCAATCCCATGATGGCGATCGCAGACCTCGCCGCCCTGTGCGAGGGGGCCCGGGCGGTCGCCGTCCCGGTGGTGGTCGACAACACCTTCGCCACGCCCCTGCTCCAGCGCCCCCTCGAGCTGGGCGCCGACGTCGTCGTGCACAGCGTCACCAAGTTCCTGGCCGGTCACTCCGACGTGGTGATGGGGGCGACCATCACCGGTGACCAGGACCGCTGGGGCGAGGCGCTCCGCCGGCGGCGGAGCCTGCACGGCGCCGTACCCGGGCCGGTCGAGGCGTTCCTCGCCCTCCGCGGGGTGCGTACTCTCGACGTCCGCCTCGAGCGGGCCCAGGCCAACGCCGCCGAGCTGGCCCGTCGCCTGGCCGCCCATCCCGGGGTCTCCGTCGTGCGCTACCCGGGGCTCGCCGACCACCCTGGCCACGAGCTGGCCTCCCGGCAGATGGACGGCTTCGGCGCCATGCTGTCGTTCGAGGTGCACGGCGGCGCCCCGATCGCCGACGCCCTGTGCGACGCGGTGCGCCTTTGTGTGCACGCCACGAGCCTGGGTGGGGTGGAGACGCTGCTGGAGCGGCGCCAGCGCTGGGAGGGCGAGGAGGCGACGCCGGCCGGCCTGGTCCGGGTCAGCGTCGGCATCGAGCACGTAGAGGACCTGTGGGCCGACCTCGATGCCGCCCTCGGGGTCGCTGCCTCGGCGCGGTAG
- a CDS encoding YraN family protein, translating to MERVARRQELAAYGEERVAEWYRASGFDVVARNWRCPQGELDLVLGHGDLIVVCEVKTRSSTVFGAPVEAVTRAKQARLRRAAARWLEEGSYHAGLVRFDVASVLGGVVEVVEGAF from the coding sequence GTGGAACGGGTCGCTCGGCGCCAGGAGCTCGCCGCCTACGGCGAGGAGAGGGTGGCCGAGTGGTACCGGGCATCCGGATTCGATGTCGTGGCCCGCAACTGGCGCTGTCCCCAGGGCGAGCTGGACCTCGTGCTGGGCCACGGCGACCTGATCGTCGTGTGCGAGGTCAAGACCCGGTCCTCGACCGTCTTCGGGGCGCCCGTCGAGGCGGTGACGCGGGCCAAGCAGGCCCGCCTGCGGCGGGCTGCGGCCCGGTGGCTCGAGGAGGGGTCCTACCACGCCGGGCTGGTGCGGTTCGACGTGGCGTCGGTGCTGGGAGGCGTCGTCGAGGTGGTCGAGGGGGCGTTCTGA